Proteins encoded together in one Limibacillus sp. window:
- a CDS encoding transglutaminase-like cysteine peptidase, translating into MIKSKSILIRAFAAAAIICALLGSSDALAGQSLASASVSYQQHPALGKVMAVSPSLHPKWQRVRNDILEHSEIPVAGLERLIALEPAAGQAASRASQGGSDAWGLESLEAYAEEDLYGPPSKRDIAERIRRRLAELEYRADDADYWQTPGETMARNQGDCEDHAIMALHLTLLAGVAPEEAGIAVGYDKLGRAHAVMVLDAGSETLAIDLNEPAVRSLEENRFSTKFVAYLDRLLILR; encoded by the coding sequence ATGATCAAAAGCAAAAGCATTCTGATCCGGGCCTTCGCCGCCGCAGCGATTATCTGCGCGCTGCTTGGCTCGTCCGATGCTCTTGCCGGTCAGTCTCTTGCTTCCGCCAGCGTTTCCTACCAACAGCACCCGGCACTCGGTAAGGTCATGGCGGTCTCGCCGAGCCTGCATCCCAAGTGGCAGCGCGTGCGCAACGACATCCTTGAACACAGCGAGATTCCCGTCGCCGGTCTTGAGCGTCTGATCGCGCTGGAGCCCGCCGCCGGCCAGGCGGCTTCGCGCGCTTCGCAGGGTGGATCGGACGCCTGGGGGCTGGAAAGCCTGGAGGCCTATGCAGAGGAAGACCTCTATGGTCCGCCGAGCAAGCGCGACATCGCCGAGCGCATCCGCCGCCGTCTGGCTGAACTGGAATACCGTGCCGACGACGCCGACTATTGGCAGACGCCGGGCGAGACCATGGCCCGCAACCAGGGCGACTGCGAGGACCATGCGATCATGGCCTTGCACTTGACGCTGCTGGCCGGAGTCGCTCCTGAAGAGGCAGGGATCGCCGTCGGCTACGACAAGCTTGGCCGCGCCCATGCGGTCATGGTGCTCGACGCCGGATCAGAGACCCTGGCGATCGACCTCAATGAGCCTGCCGTGCGCAGCCTTGAGGAGAACCGCTTCTCGACGAAGTTCGTCGCTTATCTGGACCGCCTTCTGATCCTGCGGTGA